The Cygnus atratus isolate AKBS03 ecotype Queensland, Australia chromosome 12, CAtr_DNAZoo_HiC_assembly, whole genome shotgun sequence genome has a segment encoding these proteins:
- the LOC118246501 gene encoding olfactory receptor 14J1-like gives MAYDRYVAICKPLHYRTLLGNRACASMAAAAWGSGFLNAVLHTANTFSLPLCKGNAVDQFFCEIPQILKLSCSHFYMREVVLLMVSVCLAFVCFVFIFLSYMQIFRAVLRIPSEQGRHKAFSTCLPHLAVVSLCLSTAMFAYLKPPSISSPSLDLVTTVLYSVLLPAVNPLIYSMRNKELKDAIRKVISWMFLSCDKFPITLC, from the coding sequence ATGGCCTAtgaccgctacgttgccatctgcaagcccctaCACTACAGGACCCTCCTGGGCAACAGAGCTTGTGCCAGtatggcagcagctgcctggggcagtggctttctcaatgctgtcctgcacacagCCAATACATTTTCACTACCTCTCTGCAAAGGTAATGCTGTGGACCaattcttctgtgaaattccCCAGATCCTTaagctctcctgctcacacTTCTACATGAGGGAAGTTGTGCTTCTCATGGTTAGTGTCTGtttagcttttgtttgtttcgttttcatctttctgtcctacatgcagatcttcagggctgtgctgaggatcccctctgagcagggaaggcacaaagccttttccacatgcctccctcacctggctgtggtCTCTCTGTGTCTCAGCACTGCcatgtttgcctacctgaagcccccctccatctcttccccatccctggacctGGTGACAACAGTTCTGTACTCAGTGCTACTGCCggcagtgaaccccctcatctacagcatgaggaacaaggAGCTCAAGGATGCTATACGGAAAGTGATTTCATGGATGTTTCTCAGTTGTGATAAATTTCCCATCACTCTATGCTAA
- the CIAPIN1 gene encoding anamorsin, with the protein MGEYGVAPGQRVAIIWDSSSPAAALKDLVDKIQALVGADNRVSVENINQLSQSAHRESSFDVILSGMVPGSTVQHTTEVLAEIARILKPGGRVLLKEPVVTESGNNNRIKTTAKLFAALTLSGIVEVKELQKEPLTPEEAQSVQGHLDYQGNDLLIVRIEGRKPNFEVGSSSQLKLSFAKKPGPSGKPSVDPATAKLWTLSANDMNDEEMDLLDSDELLDSEDLKKPDPASLRAPSCKEMGKKKACKNCTCGLAEELEQEKKSSQPKSACGNCYLGDAFRCASCPYLGMPAFKPGEKILLKENHLHDA; encoded by the exons atggggGAGTATGGGGTTGCACCTGGGCAGCGTGTGGCCATCATCTGGGACAGTTCCTCGCCGGCTGCAGCACTGAAGGATTTGGTGGATAAAATTCAGGCACTGGTGGGAGCTGATAATCGTGTCTCTGTGGAAAACATTAACCAACTGTCTCAAT CGGCACACAGGGAGTCCAGTTTTGATGTAATTCTATCTGGCATGGTACCAGGCAGTACTGTGCAGCACACCACAGAGGTGTTGGCAGAAATAGCTCGGATACTTAAGCCTGGGGGACGTGTACTTCTGAAAGAACCGGTGGTTACAGAATCAG gaaacaacaacagaatCAAGACGACAGCCAAACTCTTTGCAGCTCTGACTCTCTCTGGGATAGTGGAAGTGAAGGAG CTGCAAAAGGAACCTTTGACCCCAGAGGAGGCCCAGTCAGTCCAAGGACATTTGGATTACCAAGGCAATGACCTTCTCATTGTTCGGATAGAAGGCAGGAAACCCAACTTCGAAGTGGGATCCTCAAGTCAGCTCAAACTATCCTTTGCCAAGAAACCTGGTCCTTCAG GAAAACCCTCTGTGGATCCAGCCACTGCTAAGCTGTGGACACTCTCTGCCAATGATATGAATGATGAAGAGATG GATCTTCTGGACTCTGATGAACTGCTAGATTCAGAGGATTTGAAAAAGCCAGATCCAGCTTCCCTCAGAGCTCCATCCTGCAAAGAAATGGGCAAAAAGAAAGCCTGCAAGAACTG cacaTGTGGCCTGGCTGAAGAGCTAGAACAGGAGAAGAAGAGCTCACAGCCCAAATCTGCCTGTGGAAAT TGCTACCTGGGGGATGCATTCcgctgtgccagctgcccttaCCTGGGCATGCCTGCGTTCAAGCCTGGAGAGAAGATTCTGCTGAAAGAGAACCACCTGCATGATGCCTAA